One genomic window of Mustela nigripes isolate SB6536 chromosome 15, MUSNIG.SB6536, whole genome shotgun sequence includes the following:
- the EEF1AKMT1 gene encoding EEF1A lysine methyltransferase 1 isoform X1, translating into MSDSDDEDIPQLSSHALAALQEFYAEQKQQSDPGRDDKYNIGIIEENWQLSQFWYSQDTALRLATEAVAAAGERGRIACVSAPSVYQNLRSLHREDISVYIFEYDKRFAIYGEEYIFYDYNNPLDLPEKIATHSFDIVIADPPYLSKECLRKTSETIKYLTQGKILLCTGAVMEEEAAKLLGVKMCKFIPKHTRTLGNEFRCYVNYDSGLDREI; encoded by the exons ATGAGTGACTCTGATGATGAAGATATCCCCCAGCTGTCTTCCCATGCCTTAGCAGCCCTCCAGGAATTTTATGCTGAGCAGAAACAACAAAGTGACCCAGGCAGAGATGATAAATATAATATTGGAATAATAGAAGAGAACTGG CAGCTGAGCCAGTTTTGGTACAGTCAGGACACTGCTTTGCGACTTGCAACAGAAGCCGTTGCAGCTGCTGGAGAACGTGGCAG aataGCCTGTGTGAGCGCCCCCAGTGTTTACCAGAACCTGAGATCGCTACACAGAGAAGACATTTCTGTATACATCTTTGAATATGACAAAAGATTTGCCATATATGGAGAGGAGTATATCTTCTATGATTACAATAATCCATTGGATTTACCTGAAAAAATTGCCACACACAGTTTTGACATCGTAATAGCGGATCCCCCCTACCTTTCCAAGGAGTGTCTCAGAAAAACGTCAGAAACCATCAAGTATCTGACTCAGGGCAAGATTCTGCTGTGCACAG GTGCGGTCATGGAAGAAGAGGCAGCAAAACTTCTTGGCGTGAAGATGTGCAAGTTTATTCCAAAACACACCCGGACCTTGGGAAATGAATTTCGCTGTTATGTGAATTACGATTCTGGGCTAGACCGTGAAATCTAA
- the EEF1AKMT1 gene encoding EEF1A lysine methyltransferase 1 isoform X2: MSDSDDEDIPQLSSHALAALQEFYAEQKQQSDPGRDDKYNIGIIEENWLSQFWYSQDTALRLATEAVAAAGERGRIACVSAPSVYQNLRSLHREDISVYIFEYDKRFAIYGEEYIFYDYNNPLDLPEKIATHSFDIVIADPPYLSKECLRKTSETIKYLTQGKILLCTGAVMEEEAAKLLGVKMCKFIPKHTRTLGNEFRCYVNYDSGLDREI, from the exons ATGAGTGACTCTGATGATGAAGATATCCCCCAGCTGTCTTCCCATGCCTTAGCAGCCCTCCAGGAATTTTATGCTGAGCAGAAACAACAAAGTGACCCAGGCAGAGATGATAAATATAATATTGGAATAATAGAAGAGAACTGG CTGAGCCAGTTTTGGTACAGTCAGGACACTGCTTTGCGACTTGCAACAGAAGCCGTTGCAGCTGCTGGAGAACGTGGCAG aataGCCTGTGTGAGCGCCCCCAGTGTTTACCAGAACCTGAGATCGCTACACAGAGAAGACATTTCTGTATACATCTTTGAATATGACAAAAGATTTGCCATATATGGAGAGGAGTATATCTTCTATGATTACAATAATCCATTGGATTTACCTGAAAAAATTGCCACACACAGTTTTGACATCGTAATAGCGGATCCCCCCTACCTTTCCAAGGAGTGTCTCAGAAAAACGTCAGAAACCATCAAGTATCTGACTCAGGGCAAGATTCTGCTGTGCACAG GTGCGGTCATGGAAGAAGAGGCAGCAAAACTTCTTGGCGTGAAGATGTGCAAGTTTATTCCAAAACACACCCGGACCTTGGGAAATGAATTTCGCTGTTATGTGAATTACGATTCTGGGCTAGACCGTGAAATCTAA